A window of Thermococcus aggregans contains these coding sequences:
- a CDS encoding hydrogenase maturation protease, which produces MRTLILALGNELMKDDGVGLKVGRILAKKGYNVLEVGTDIFKLHRYYNGEEKIILIDAILTDKYKPGEIIHLKGDEVFEKLKAEIRSAHFMGAIDGLKLLMAIDKRLPEAEIHFIGVVAKDIDLGTEISDDVNHSIPNIINMVESIAK; this is translated from the coding sequence ATGAGAACTTTGATTTTAGCTCTTGGCAATGAACTAATGAAGGATGATGGCGTTGGGTTGAAGGTTGGTAGAATCCTAGCAAAAAAAGGTTACAATGTTCTTGAAGTCGGGACGGATATATTCAAGCTTCACCGCTATTACAATGGAGAGGAGAAGATAATACTAATCGATGCAATACTAACGGACAAGTACAAACCTGGAGAAATTATTCATCTAAAAGGAGACGAAGTTTTTGAAAAACTTAAGGCGGAAATAAGAAGTGCGCATTTTATGGGGGCTATTGATGGACTCAAGCTTTTGATGGCCATTGACAAGCGACTTCCTGAGGCAGAAATTCATTTTATTGGGGTTGTTGCCAAGGATATTGATCTTGGTACAGAGATTAGTGATGATGTAAACCATAGTATTCCTAATATTATTAATATGGTAGAGTCAATTGCAAAATAG